A stretch of Desulfotalea psychrophila LSv54 DNA encodes these proteins:
- the glmS gene encoding glutamine--fructose-6-phosphate transaminase (isomerizing): MCGIVGYCGPKKVVPVILEGLRRLEYRGYDSAGLVYLQDGKIVKHRANGKLSCLEDVVGDDLVAPSHLGLGHTRWATHGAPTMENAHPHSDCTGELVLVHNGIIENYHSLREELRAKGHVFTSETDTEVLAHLIEEYLEQDAHGVDVLVRAIKEALARVEGSYALGVMWAKAPETLIAVRNQSPLVLGIGEEKGMFLASDTPALLPYTRKVIFLDDMEIAVLTADDYQIASLVSGEPVDKEITFIDWSASMAEKGGYKHFMLKEIFEQPQAITNTVAGRINLESGKANLPNLGFSDEQLRDIDRIFLVACGTSWHAAMVAKYWLEKYAKIPVQVDIASEFRYRHLLIDERVLTICISQSGETADTLAGIRRAKKMGSKILTICNVVGSTMTREADGVIYTHAGPEIGVASTKAFTAQLSALLLFTVFLGQKRKQLSLEKSLQLGRALVGVATVIEEILPSLQKKIASLIDDYYDSRDFLFIGRGLSFPIALEGALKLKEISYIHAEGYASGELKHGPIALIDRDMPILALVPDDDVYQKSISNVEEIKARQGRLILIGSEGDSQLANISDDVIYLPRVDDDVNPILYTIPAQLLSYEIATRRGCDVDQPRNLAKSVTVE, from the coding sequence ATGTGTGGTATTGTTGGCTATTGTGGTCCTAAAAAAGTTGTGCCTGTTATTCTGGAAGGTTTGCGGCGTCTGGAGTATCGAGGTTATGATTCTGCCGGACTCGTCTACCTTCAGGATGGAAAAATAGTCAAGCATCGCGCTAACGGTAAACTATCTTGTCTGGAAGATGTTGTCGGCGATGATCTTGTCGCCCCCTCCCACCTCGGCCTAGGCCACACCCGCTGGGCAACCCACGGTGCTCCAACCATGGAGAATGCCCATCCTCATAGTGATTGTACGGGTGAGCTGGTTCTGGTTCATAATGGTATTATCGAAAACTATCACTCCCTGCGTGAGGAGCTTCGGGCCAAGGGGCATGTTTTTACCTCGGAGACTGATACCGAGGTCCTTGCCCATCTTATTGAGGAGTATCTTGAGCAAGATGCCCATGGGGTAGATGTCCTTGTTCGTGCTATCAAAGAGGCGCTCGCTCGGGTTGAAGGCTCCTATGCTCTAGGAGTTATGTGGGCCAAGGCGCCGGAAACCCTTATTGCCGTGCGTAATCAGAGCCCCCTTGTTCTCGGTATTGGAGAAGAAAAGGGCATGTTTTTGGCCTCGGATACCCCTGCTCTTCTTCCCTATACCAGAAAGGTAATCTTTCTTGATGATATGGAGATTGCGGTCCTTACCGCTGATGATTATCAAATAGCCTCTCTGGTGAGCGGTGAGCCCGTTGACAAGGAGATCACTTTTATTGACTGGAGTGCCTCCATGGCAGAGAAGGGTGGTTATAAGCACTTCATGTTGAAAGAGATATTTGAGCAACCACAGGCCATAACCAATACCGTTGCCGGTCGTATTAATCTTGAGTCGGGTAAGGCCAATTTGCCGAATCTGGGCTTTAGTGACGAGCAGCTAAGGGACATAGACAGGATTTTTCTGGTTGCCTGTGGCACCTCCTGGCATGCAGCTATGGTTGCAAAATATTGGCTGGAAAAATACGCAAAAATCCCCGTGCAGGTTGATATTGCCTCAGAATTTCGTTATCGCCATCTACTTATAGATGAGCGGGTGCTGACCATCTGTATCTCTCAGTCAGGTGAAACCGCCGACACCCTTGCCGGCATTCGTAGGGCAAAGAAGATGGGCTCTAAGATTCTCACCATCTGTAATGTTGTTGGCTCAACCATGACTCGGGAAGCCGATGGCGTCATCTATACCCATGCCGGCCCTGAAATTGGTGTGGCCTCCACCAAGGCCTTTACCGCTCAGCTCTCAGCTCTTCTCCTCTTCACTGTCTTTCTTGGTCAGAAACGTAAGCAGTTAAGTCTGGAAAAGAGCCTGCAACTGGGTAGAGCTCTGGTTGGTGTGGCCACCGTGATAGAGGAGATTCTGCCCAGCCTGCAGAAGAAGATAGCCTCGCTGATAGATGACTACTACGACAGTCGGGATTTTCTTTTTATCGGCCGTGGTCTCAGCTTTCCCATTGCCCTTGAAGGAGCCCTGAAGCTGAAAGAGATATCCTATATTCATGCCGAAGGTTATGCCTCGGGCGAGCTCAAGCATGGCCCCATTGCCCTTATTGATAGGGATATGCCCATACTTGCCCTGGTCCCAGATGATGATGTCTATCAGAAGAGTATCTCTAATGTTGAGGAGATAAAGGCACGTCAGGGCCGCCTTATCCTCATTGGTAGCGAGGGAGACAGTCAGCTGGCAAACATCAGCGATGATGTTATCTACCTGCCACGGGTGGACGATGATGTTAATCCCATTCTCTACACCATCCCCGCTCAGCTACTCTCCTATGAGATAGCAACGAGACGTGGTTGTGATGTGGATCAACCCCGTAACCTGGCTAAGTCGGTTACTGTTGAATAG
- the pyrE gene encoding orotate phosphoribosyltransferase: MTDRQRLKEILLEKSYREGAFTLTSGKTSDFYIDGKQTTLSAEGALLCGKLLFQLIAENETKIDAVGGMTLGADPLVTAVSIASFLQDAPIPAFIVRKEAKGHGTGNYIEGLKNMADGCTVALLEDVVTTGGTLIKVIDRVEAAGFKVGLVATVIERQEGGTAVLAEAGYTLKSIFTREELLSK, encoded by the coding sequence ATGACAGATAGACAACGATTAAAAGAAATTCTCTTGGAAAAATCATACCGAGAGGGCGCTTTCACCCTTACTTCAGGAAAAACTTCAGACTTTTATATCGACGGCAAACAGACAACCCTCTCCGCAGAAGGTGCCCTTCTTTGTGGAAAGCTCCTCTTTCAACTCATTGCCGAGAATGAAACCAAGATCGATGCAGTAGGCGGTATGACCCTCGGGGCTGATCCACTTGTCACTGCAGTTTCCATTGCAAGCTTTCTCCAAGATGCACCAATTCCAGCCTTTATCGTACGAAAAGAGGCCAAGGGCCACGGAACGGGAAATTACATCGAAGGCCTTAAGAACATGGCAGATGGTTGCACCGTAGCCCTGCTCGAAGATGTTGTAACCACCGGTGGCACCCTGATCAAGGTCATCGACCGCGTTGAAGCTGCCGGCTTTAAGGTGGGTCTTGTCGCCACCGTTATTGAAAGACAGGAAGGCGGCACAGCCGTACTGGCCGAAGCGGGCTACACCCTGAAATCTATCTTTACCCGTGAAGAGTTGCTCAGTAAATAA
- a CDS encoding dual CXXC motif small (seleno)protein, producing the protein MKCKECGEKLEVHRSCRRVRMRCISCKAEFQIHEVADQLDAETEEILAKYSTLIYD; encoded by the coding sequence ATGAAATGTAAAGAATGTGGTGAAAAGCTCGAAGTGCATCGTAGCTGTCGCCGAGTACGAATGCGCTGTATCTCATGCAAGGCTGAATTTCAAATACATGAGGTTGCCGATCAGCTCGATGCGGAGACAGAAGAGATCCTCGCCAAGTACAGCACCCTTATCTACGATTGA
- a CDS encoding PilZ domain-containing protein — protein MTNEITVTCYINENGQTEVVCPKCFKSRLVSAEKFKGQKDNIGIRCPCGHLFKIQLEYRTRQRKETNFVGTYQLKPLASPHQTDSQARAPHSGGIVEIINISQTGLCFRARGHHGIQVEQDGRVQFVLDNRKEAKISKNVIIRNVEGKRIGCEFIQDQAYEKELGFYLRN, from the coding sequence ATGACAAACGAGATAACTGTAACCTGCTATATAAACGAAAACGGGCAGACGGAGGTGGTCTGCCCGAAATGTTTTAAAAGCCGGCTTGTCTCTGCTGAAAAGTTTAAGGGACAAAAAGATAACATCGGAATACGATGTCCATGTGGCCATCTCTTTAAGATACAGCTTGAATATCGGACAAGACAAAGAAAAGAGACAAACTTTGTCGGAACCTACCAACTCAAACCGCTGGCAAGCCCTCACCAAACCGACAGCCAGGCAAGAGCGCCACATTCCGGCGGCATCGTTGAAATAATAAATATTTCCCAGACAGGCCTCTGCTTTAGAGCCCGAGGCCATCATGGCATCCAGGTCGAACAAGACGGTCGGGTTCAATTCGTTCTCGATAACCGAAAAGAGGCTAAAATAAGCAAAAATGTCATCATCCGCAACGTAGAGGGCAAGAGAATCGGTTGTGAATTTATCCAAGACCAGGCATACGAAAAAGAGCTGGGCTTTTATCTTCGCAACTAA
- the hflX gene encoding GTPase HflX gives MARSLGQISAEINRQIGLLIHRSGKLEMIIVGTHKAIMIPSLAHLRGGGGRLKGVRLVHTHLRGEEISDEDLMDLLFLRLDMLSVLQVAKDGQVQSLHSAHLQPARDGASSWTFLDPVHPSQQRGSVEDIIAEVEAGFSRVRSLSVADDGDRAILVSVTAEVKMLAEESLTELGELARSANVKVLDTVLQRSRKANPRFILGKGKLADIMILALQLDANLLVFNQDLNPSQVRSITDFTEMRVIDRTQLILDIFASRALSREGKLQVEMAQLKYALPRLSSRDDALSRLSGGIGARGPGETKLELDRRRINDRLSGLARELKHVGEERYRRRAQRRRRDVPVLSLVGYTNAGKSTLLNVLTGSHIVAEDKLFATLDPTSRRLRFPTEMEVIITDTVGFIRNLPAELIKAFMATLEELEEADLLIHVIDVSNPCYRDHIEVVERLLSELDLGHIPCLKVFNKIDLLADPAVGLLEDLSEQGVLVSALQPETLKPFLARAEKMLGRILAEKDL, from the coding sequence ATGGCCCGTAGTCTTGGTCAGATCTCTGCTGAAATAAATCGGCAGATAGGTCTCCTCATTCATCGTTCCGGTAAATTGGAGATGATTATTGTGGGGACCCATAAGGCGATAATGATCCCGTCCCTTGCCCATCTACGTGGTGGTGGAGGTCGGCTCAAGGGGGTGCGTCTGGTGCATACTCATCTTCGCGGCGAGGAGATCAGTGATGAGGATCTGATGGATCTGCTCTTTCTTCGCCTTGATATGCTTTCTGTTTTGCAGGTTGCAAAAGATGGTCAGGTGCAGAGCCTCCACTCTGCCCATTTGCAACCGGCCCGGGACGGTGCGAGCAGTTGGACCTTTTTAGACCCCGTCCATCCCTCTCAGCAGAGAGGCTCGGTGGAGGATATTATTGCCGAGGTAGAGGCAGGTTTTTCTCGGGTGCGTAGCCTCTCTGTTGCCGATGATGGTGATCGGGCTATTTTGGTTAGTGTTACGGCTGAGGTTAAGATGCTTGCCGAGGAATCTTTAACCGAACTTGGTGAGCTTGCCCGCTCTGCCAATGTTAAGGTGCTTGATACGGTCCTTCAGCGAAGCAGAAAGGCAAATCCACGTTTCATTCTGGGTAAGGGTAAGCTTGCCGATATCATGATTCTGGCCCTGCAGCTCGATGCAAATCTGTTGGTCTTTAATCAGGATTTAAATCCCTCTCAGGTACGCTCTATTACTGATTTTACCGAGATGAGGGTCATTGATAGAACTCAGCTCATCCTTGATATTTTTGCCAGTCGGGCTCTCTCTCGAGAAGGAAAGTTGCAGGTAGAGATGGCTCAGCTTAAATATGCCTTACCTCGTCTCTCCTCCCGTGATGATGCCCTCTCTCGTTTGAGCGGTGGTATTGGTGCCCGTGGACCCGGGGAAACAAAGCTTGAACTTGATCGTCGTCGTATTAATGATCGCCTATCAGGGCTTGCCCGGGAACTGAAACATGTGGGTGAGGAACGTTATAGGAGGAGGGCCCAGCGTCGCAGGAGGGATGTTCCGGTTCTTTCCTTGGTGGGCTATACTAACGCCGGTAAATCCACCCTGCTTAATGTCTTGACGGGGAGTCATATTGTTGCAGAGGATAAACTCTTTGCCACCCTGGATCCGACCAGTCGTCGTTTACGATTTCCCACGGAGATGGAGGTGATCATCACCGATACCGTTGGCTTTATTCGTAACTTGCCGGCTGAGCTGATAAAGGCATTTATGGCGACCTTGGAAGAGCTTGAGGAGGCTGATCTGCTTATCCACGTTATTGATGTGTCAAATCCATGCTATAGGGATCATATAGAGGTGGTGGAGAGGCTACTCTCAGAACTGGATCTTGGCCATATTCCCTGCCTGAAGGTTTTTAATAAGATCGATCTGCTGGCTGATCCGGCAGTAGGTCTTCTGGAAGATTTAAGCGAGCAGGGGGTGTTGGTAAGCGCTCTCCAGCCTGAAACCCTGAAACCGTTTCTTGCCCGTGCTGAAAAGATGTTGGGACGAATTCTGGCTGAGAAGGATCTTTAG
- a CDS encoding NAD+ synthase, with protein sequence MKIGLVQYNPLIGDFAHNCKKIVSWATKAQEAGCSLVVFPELAVSGYPPLDLLERSVFIEEHQAALDRLLGELPGIDVMFGAVEKREGKGGRALYNSVLVAREGRVVYRRRKQLLPTYDVFDESRYFEPGRAEESEKFYTLGGTTFGVTICEDVWHDEVGHYALSPVSGMVESCREKNISLAAVINISASPFQRGKEAQRRRIFAESALALGAPFLYCNQVGGQDSLIFDGGSLAISERGEVLGEAASCAEDLLVYDTESQECSAPPRPLASPEESVYQALVLGVRDYIRKCGFTSVVLGLSGGIDSALTAAIAVDALGAENVQGVALPSQYSSGGSYDDAQSLAENLGCDFKMIPIKDLFYAFESSLAPIFTGLEEDVTEQNLQARIRGNLLMALSNKFNKLLLTTGNKSEMAVGYCTLYGDMNGGLAVISDVPKQLVYALSRYVNRHGEIIPENTISKPPSAELKPDQCDQDDLPDYDVLDRVLELHLEDGCGCEEIVAHGFDRQMVQDVLRRVRLNEYKRKQAAVGLKVTSKAFGYGRRFPNAQNFRN encoded by the coding sequence GTGAAAATAGGACTTGTTCAATATAATCCGCTCATTGGTGACTTTGCCCATAACTGTAAAAAAATAGTTTCTTGGGCCACGAAGGCTCAGGAGGCAGGGTGCTCCCTTGTCGTTTTTCCTGAACTCGCCGTTTCTGGTTATCCGCCTCTTGATTTACTGGAACGATCTGTTTTTATTGAAGAACACCAGGCTGCCCTAGATCGTCTATTGGGAGAACTTCCAGGCATTGATGTTATGTTTGGCGCTGTGGAAAAACGTGAAGGTAAGGGGGGCAGAGCCCTCTATAATTCTGTCCTTGTGGCTCGGGAGGGGAGAGTCGTTTATCGAAGGCGAAAGCAGCTTCTGCCCACCTATGATGTTTTTGACGAGAGCCGTTATTTTGAGCCGGGTCGGGCAGAGGAAAGTGAAAAGTTTTATACCCTCGGGGGGACTACCTTTGGGGTAACCATCTGTGAAGACGTATGGCACGATGAGGTTGGTCACTACGCCCTCTCTCCGGTTTCGGGAATGGTTGAGAGTTGCCGGGAGAAGAACATTTCTCTTGCAGCTGTGATTAATATCTCTGCCTCCCCCTTTCAGCGTGGCAAAGAGGCCCAGCGTCGCCGGATTTTTGCCGAGTCTGCTCTAGCCCTGGGGGCGCCATTTCTGTACTGTAATCAGGTGGGGGGCCAGGATTCTCTTATCTTTGATGGGGGTAGCCTTGCCATTTCAGAAAGAGGTGAGGTCTTGGGAGAGGCCGCATCCTGTGCCGAAGACCTTTTGGTCTATGATACGGAGTCTCAGGAGTGTTCAGCGCCTCCTCGACCTCTGGCCAGCCCTGAGGAGAGTGTCTATCAGGCCCTGGTTCTCGGTGTGCGTGATTATATAAGAAAGTGCGGTTTCACCTCTGTGGTTCTGGGCCTTTCAGGCGGCATTGATTCAGCTCTTACCGCCGCCATTGCAGTTGACGCCCTCGGGGCAGAGAACGTTCAGGGTGTGGCCCTGCCTTCTCAGTATAGTTCCGGTGGATCCTATGATGATGCCCAGTCTCTGGCTGAGAATTTGGGCTGTGATTTTAAGATGATTCCTATAAAGGATCTTTTTTATGCCTTTGAATCAAGTCTTGCCCCGATATTTACGGGGCTGGAAGAGGATGTGACAGAACAGAATCTTCAGGCTAGAATTCGTGGCAACCTGCTTATGGCCCTGTCCAATAAATTTAATAAGTTGCTCCTGACCACGGGAAATAAGAGTGAAATGGCGGTGGGCTACTGCACCCTCTACGGTGATATGAACGGTGGACTTGCCGTTATCAGTGACGTGCCCAAGCAATTGGTCTATGCCCTCTCCCGTTATGTCAATCGTCATGGTGAGATAATCCCTGAGAATACTATTTCTAAGCCACCCTCTGCTGAGCTTAAACCAGACCAGTGTGATCAGGATGATCTGCCTGACTATGATGTTCTTGACCGGGTACTTGAACTTCATCTGGAGGATGGTTGTGGCTGTGAGGAAATTGTAGCCCATGGTTTTGACAGGCAGATGGTGCAAGATGTTCTGCGTCGCGTGCGTCTCAATGAGTATAAGCGTAAGCAGGCTGCCGTGGGCCTTAAGGTGACCAGCAAGGCCTTTGGCTATGGTCGTCGTTTTCCTAATGCACAGAATTTTAGAAATTAA
- the mltG gene encoding endolytic transglycosylase MltG gives MNGKILRYGIVKRVVLGATLFLFLAIGIFFAWLYSYLQTPAPPILDSPSQVVVNIPRGASFPRIQKILAGAGLVNDDLRFALMARYLGLARQVKAGEFALPVERRPVELLRQLVVAKPVQHSVTVPEGLRIEELAAIFAADDWCDAERFISLARDEVFIASLGLAPLPSLEGYLYPDTYYLTRNIHGAEAIIPILVHRFSVVWRRLVAGREAAGEYSRLQLVTLASLVEEEARVAMEQPRIAGVFYNRLKRGIRLQSDPTVLYGLDEHQGPITRTDLRRKTPYNTYSIPGLPRGPICNPGEKALQAVLQPEKNSYLYFVSNNDGTHVFSTNLRDHNRAVYNYRRKLKKERDGEKTGQIGIN, from the coding sequence ATGAATGGTAAAATCCTTCGATATGGTATTGTGAAACGGGTCGTGCTTGGCGCGACCCTCTTTCTTTTTTTGGCAATTGGTATTTTTTTTGCCTGGTTGTACTCCTATCTGCAAACTCCCGCCCCTCCTATTTTGGACTCCCCCTCCCAAGTTGTGGTCAATATTCCGCGTGGAGCTTCTTTTCCCAGAATCCAGAAAATTCTTGCCGGGGCAGGGCTTGTCAACGATGATCTCCGTTTTGCCCTTATGGCCCGTTATCTTGGTCTTGCCCGTCAGGTCAAGGCGGGTGAGTTTGCCTTGCCCGTTGAACGTAGGCCCGTGGAGTTGCTTCGTCAATTGGTTGTAGCAAAGCCTGTTCAGCACAGTGTAACTGTACCTGAAGGGCTGAGGATAGAGGAGCTTGCCGCCATCTTTGCCGCTGATGATTGGTGTGATGCTGAGCGTTTTATCAGCCTGGCAAGAGACGAGGTATTTATCGCCTCTCTGGGGCTTGCCCCTTTGCCCTCTCTTGAGGGTTATCTTTATCCGGATACCTACTATCTTACCCGTAATATCCATGGGGCGGAGGCCATTATACCAATTCTTGTCCATCGCTTCTCCGTTGTTTGGCGCAGGCTTGTCGCAGGTCGTGAGGCGGCTGGCGAGTACAGCCGTTTACAGCTTGTCACTCTCGCCTCCCTCGTGGAGGAGGAGGCAAGGGTGGCTATGGAACAGCCCCGTATTGCAGGCGTTTTTTATAATCGGTTAAAAAGAGGTATTCGTTTGCAATCTGACCCGACGGTTCTCTACGGCCTTGATGAGCATCAGGGCCCGATTACCAGAACTGATCTGCGCCGCAAAACTCCCTATAATACCTACTCTATCCCAGGCCTTCCCCGGGGCCCTATCTGTAATCCCGGCGAAAAGGCCCTGCAGGCGGTACTGCAACCGGAGAAAAACAGCTATCTCTATTTTGTCTCCAATAACGATGGTACCCATGTCTTTTCGACCAACCTTCGAGATCATAATAGGGCTGTCTATAACTATCGGCGAAAACTCAAAAAAGAGAGAGATGGAGAAAAAACTGGTCAGATAGGGATCAATTGA
- a CDS encoding acyltransferase has translation MLHPASFFNLTLFKHQNLFPAEAPVWTALTRLKSYMNKYRYPQMSHPLLKPGLPLPEPLIWHEERLISTQGKEIVLGDACKQGLIIKDNGRILEGASLIMAGASLIGDQISLGKGVLVETGAMIKSPTIIGDYCEIRQGAYLRGYCLAGAGCVLGHSTEIKHSIMLDGAKAGHFNYLGDSILGNNTNLGAGTKLANLRFLPGNVHILHDKKQIDSGLRKFGAIMGDDSQTGCNSVTSPGTVLGKKCMLMPNTTTKSGYHPDKTRI, from the coding sequence ATGTTACATCCCGCATCTTTTTTCAACCTCACACTCTTTAAACACCAGAACCTCTTCCCCGCCGAGGCACCTGTCTGGACAGCCTTGACCAGACTCAAAAGCTATATGAATAAGTACCGCTACCCACAGATGAGCCATCCTCTTCTCAAGCCTGGCCTTCCCCTACCCGAGCCACTTATCTGGCACGAGGAGAGGCTCATTTCCACCCAGGGTAAAGAGATTGTTCTCGGTGATGCCTGCAAGCAGGGACTCATCATAAAGGATAATGGCCGGATACTTGAAGGGGCAAGTCTTATTATGGCCGGGGCAAGCCTGATAGGTGACCAGATATCCCTTGGCAAAGGAGTTCTGGTGGAGACAGGAGCCATGATAAAGTCTCCGACAATAATCGGCGATTACTGTGAGATCCGCCAGGGGGCATACCTCCGCGGCTATTGCCTGGCAGGAGCAGGCTGTGTACTCGGTCATAGCACCGAAATAAAGCACTCTATTATGCTTGATGGAGCGAAGGCAGGCCACTTCAACTATCTCGGTGACTCCATCCTCGGCAACAACACCAACCTCGGGGCGGGGACAAAGCTTGCCAACCTGCGTTTTCTCCCCGGCAACGTCCATATCCTACACGATAAGAAACAGATAGATAGCGGATTAAGGAAATTTGGTGCTATAATGGGAGACGATAGTCAGACGGGTTGTAACTCGGTGACAAGTCCCGGCACCGTTTTAGGAAAAAAATGTATGCTTATGCCCAACACAACAACAAAATCAGGATATCATCCTGATAAAACAAGAATATAA